In Amia ocellicauda isolate fAmiCal2 chromosome 16, fAmiCal2.hap1, whole genome shotgun sequence, the following proteins share a genomic window:
- the LOC136711767 gene encoding cis-aconitate decarboxylase-like, with the protein MLSTLQRSAKKVFTVRRLHRSALEVVEKSVSEDTVTGSFGSFIQGVVPQQLSPILLQRSKRMVLDSLGVGLLGSTTQVFQLALQHCQHMYALDDISAVYGRSQTRLSPTLAAFVNGVAAHSMDFDDTWHPATHPSGAVLPALLAVSDMLPSYSKPSGLDFLLAFNVGIEVQGRLMRFSNEAQNIPKRFHPPSVVGTLGSAAACARLLSLERTQCCHALAIAASLAGAPMANAATQTKPLHLGNAARLGLEAALLASRGLEANALVLDALPGVAGFSAFYEDYVPQPMHPPEDRDLCFLLENQDVAFKSFPAHLGMHWVAEAAGSVRELLVGPQGGSLSPRVVKEILLSVPPSKYINRPFPTSEHQARHSFQFSACSALLDGEVTPSSFSPAARRRPKLHTLLSLVRVEHAPDNPANFDRMYAEVHVTLVDGTVLQGRCDTFYGHWRHPLSADALRRKFRANAGAVLPEEQVEELLQAVEGLEQLENCTSLLSCLH; encoded by the exons ATGCTCTCCACACTGCAG AGATCGGCCAAGAAGGTCTTCACCGTCCGCAgactgcacagatctgcactgGAAG TGGTGGAGAAGTCAGTGTCAGAGGACACAGTGACGGGCAGTTTCGGGAGCTTTATCCAGGGCGTGGTGCCCCAGCAGCTGTCCCCCATCCTGCTGCAGCGCAGTAAGAGGATGGTGCTCGACAGCCTGGGGGTGGGACTCCTGGGCAGCACCACACAGGTGTTCCAACTGGCCCTGCAGCACTGCCAG CACATGTATGCCCTTGATGACATCAGTGCTGTATACGGCCGCAGTCAGACCCGGCTCTCCCCGACACTGGCAGCTTTCGTGAATGGCGTGGCG GCCCACTCTATGGACTTTGATGACACCTGGCACCCAGCTACCCACCCCTCGGGGGCGGTACTTCCTGCCCTGTTGGCTGTCAGTGACATGTTGCCCAGCTACAGCAAACCCAGTGGGCTGGACTTCCTGTTGGCTTTCAATGTGGGCATTGAGGTCCAGGGCCGGCTGATGAGGTTCTCCAATGAGGCACAGAACATTCCCAAGAG GTTCCACCCCCCCAGCGTGGTGGGCACCCTGGGCAGTGCGGCAGCCTGTGCGCGGCTACTGTCTCTGGAACGCACACAGTGCTGCCACGCCCTGGCGATCGCAGCCTCCTTGGCAGGTGCCCCCATGGCCAACGCAGCCACGCAGACCAAGCCGCTGCATCTGGGCAATGCAGCCAGGCTGGGTCTGGAGGCGGCGTTGCTGGCGTCTCGTGGGCTGGAGGCCAACGCCCTAGTGCTGGACGCTCTGCCTGGGGTCGCCGGCTTCAGCGCCTTTTATGAGGACTATGTCCCACAGCCAATGCACCCTCCTGAGGACAGGGACCTGTGCTTCCTCCTGGAAAATCAAGACGTGGCCTTCAAAAGCTTCCCTGCACACCTGGGCATGCACTGGGTGGCGGAGGCGGCTGGCTCGGTGCGTGAGCTGCTGGTCGGCCCCCAGGGTGGCAGTCTCTCGCCCCGTGTCGTGAAGGAAATCCTGCTCAGTGTGCCACCTTCCAAGTACATCAACCGGCCCTTCCCCACGTCCGAGCACCAGGCACGCCACTCCTTCCAGTTCAGCGCCTGCTCCGCCCTGCTGGACGGGGAGGTCACGCCGAGCTCCTTCTCCCCCGCCGCCCGGCGGCGACCCAAGCTGCACACCCTGCTGTCCCTGGTGCGAGTGGAGCACGCTCCCGACAATCCTGCCAACTTCGACCGCATGTATGCAGAGGTCCATGTCACTTTGGTGGACGGCACCGTGCTGCAGGGGCGGTGCGACACTTTCTATGGGCACTGGCGCCACCCGCTGAGTGCCGACGCCCTGCGCAGGAAGTTCCGTGCCAACGCGGGTGCTGTGCTGCCGGAGGAGCAGgtggaggagctgctgcaggCAGTGGAGGGGCTGGAGCAGCTGGAGAACTGCACCTCTCTGCTCTCTTGCTTGCATTGA
- the LOC136711795 gene encoding uncharacterized protein LOC136711795 yields MGHSDGFPASFYGEPGVLGLLANGISAFLVLLQNFNSARTGVAPLGVENILAGVHIILIGGVSQLVAGLLSFRKYDHLSGTSFIAYAALWGSYGATRIVLGANTPLSNFTVSTPGLGIGSGSESNLSLGSPIFTPFPISQSAIAGLVPYICISFILAFCSATVNYIMPFVFSAITLTLVFEAVGLVGGWALVVSGVMELVILACSLYGAAALLLKGVTQRYVLSGFGSPLFNVLLLGTANGSSSQSLGDEKKKNTKYAEPMALGFLCDTVSPFVFAFYCFGYVPSFSVGVIWVSIVSLAQLLSSFYAYLRQDCYHATKFMLHCTYWLVKAWEEFVLSVLIGRQHETAVASAREGMVGDWFFLASAIVLCLMSLNRDILELAHNALFLLLTIATVPQIPLRAYYIFFGVACCLFLALSLYGTFARLINTIAEKALIPVGPQLLSTDRLKSALGFLKRCWVKPQDLPPSTVSQLPDVLFYLTNGVAALSAIHNSHSSSTFLHLSLPWVLVSGAIMQAFVSRLQAQGGRRFGPVIAFSYAAIWATWTWYRFAGFLLDVTPASAQGFTAGAIAFLIVNGFLMLTAAYGNLVLLALTALMEVLLVCFLLSTLDKLPYKLEIAMLAIFSIVCLYGMLGSLANAIFSKDLLPLGPPVLKVLQKRTEEMPPAPCPLANSRLTSGLLTIAKLLDTGRVCGIPTDTVYALAASCRHPEAIERIYNIKDRPAEKPVCICISNLQQLVTAQPPFSPLLWEFMRNVYPGGISCIVQKGQWLFQLGVGPAYDRVGTEESIMIRVPDHTVTAHLCDMTGPLAITSANPSGEPDSTHHDMVITRLGHELNGVLCDGESSEVVASTVVNCLKIDEGTITIVREGCVPAIRVRQIFERVKSSMA; encoded by the exons ATGGGGCATTCAGACGGTTTCCCTGCCAGTTTCTATGGAGAGCCAGGCGTCCTGGGGCTACTGGCCAATGGGATCAGTGCTTTCCTCGTCCTCCTGCAGAACTTCAACAGTGCACGGACTGGAGTGGCACCGCTTGGCGTGGAGAACATCCTGGCTG GTGTGCACATCATCCTGATTGGTGGCGTGTCTCAGCTGGTGGCCGGCCTGCTCTCCTTCCGCAAGTACGACCACCTGAGCGGGACATCTTTTATCGCCTATGCAGCGCTCTGGGGCAGCTATGGAGCCACCCGCATCGTCCTGGGCGCCAACACACCACTGAGCAACTTCACAGTTAGCACCCCAGGGCTGGGCATCGGCTCGGGCTCAGAGAGCAATCTGTCTCTGGGGAGCCCTATCTTCACACCCTTCCCTATCAGCCAGTCTGCCATCGCGGGTCTGGTCCCCTACATCTGCATCTCCTTCATCCTGGCCTTCTGCTCAGCCACAGTCAACTACATCATGCCCTTTGTTTTCAGCGCCATCACACTCACGCTGGTGTTCGAGGCAGTGGGGCTGGTGGGGGGCTGGGCACTGGTGGTGTCGGGTGTCATGGAGCTGGTGATCCTGGCATGCAGTTTGTATGGGGCGGCCGCTCTGCTGCTGAAGGGTGTCACCCAGAGGTACGTGCTCAGTGGTTTCGGGAGCCCTCTGTTCAATGTTCTGCTGCTGGGCACGGCCAATGGCAGTAGCTCTCAGAGCCTAGGTgacgagaagaagaagaacaccaAGTATGCTGAACCCATGGCTCTGGGTTTCCTCTGTGACACTGTGTCACCCTTCGTCTTTGCCTTCTACTGCTTTGGCTATGTGCCCTCCTTCTCTGTGGGTGTCATCTGGGTCTCCATCGTCTCCCTGGCGCAGCTTCTCTCCAGCTTCTACGCCTACCTCCGCCAGGACTGCTACCACGCCACCAAGTTCATGTTGCACTGCACCTACTGGCTGGTGAAGGCATGGGAGGAGTTTGTGCTGTCGGTGCTGATTGGCCGCCAGCATGAGACAGCTGTTGCCAGCGCCCGGGAGGGGATGGTCGGAGACTGGTTCTTCCTGGCGTCTGCCATCGTGCTCTGCCTGATGTCTCTgaacagagacatccttgagcTGGCCCACAATGCTCTCTTCCTGCTGCTGACCATCGCCACTGTCCCCCAGATCCCTCTCCGGGCTTACTATATCTTCTTCGGGGTGGCCTGCTGCCTGTTTCTTGCCCTGTCCCTCTACGGCACCTTCGCCCGGCTCATTAACACCATAGCGGAGAAAGCTCTGATCCCCGTCGGGCCCCAGCTTCTCTCCACCGACAGGCTGAAGAGCGCTCTGGGCTTCCTCAAGCGTTGCTGGGTGAAACCCCAAGACCTGCCACCTAGCACAGTCTCACAACTGCCCGATGTCCTCTTCTACCTCACCAATGGGGTTGCAGCCCTCTCTGCTATCCACAACAGCCACTCCTCCTCCACATTCCTACATCTCTCCCTGCCCTGGGTGTTGGTCTCTGGGGCCATCATGCAGGCTTTTGTAAGCAGGCTGCAGGCCCAGGGAGGGCGAAGGTTCGGGCCCGTCATCGCCTTCTCTTACGCTGCCATCTGGGCTACCTGGACCTGGTACCGGTTTGCAG GTTTTTTGCTTGATGTGACTCCGGCTTCAGCACAGGGCTTCACAGCTGGTGCCATTGCCTTCCTGATTGTGAACGGCTTCCTCATGCTCACTG CTGCCTATGGGAACCTGGTGCTGCTTGCCCTGACTGCTCTGATGGAGGTCCTCTTGGTGTGtttcctcctctccactctggACAAGCTGCCCTACAAGCTGGAGA TTGCCATGCTGGCGATATTCTCCATCGTGTGTCTGTACGGCATGCTGGGCTCTCTGGCCAACGCCATCTTCTCAAAGGACCTGCTGCCCCTGGGGCCCCCAGTGCTGAAG GTTCTGCAGAAGAGGACAGAGGAGATGCCCCCTGCGCCCTGCCCCCTGGCCAATTCCCGGCTGACCAGCGGGCTGCTGACCATTGCCAAGCTGCTGGACACCGGCCGGGTCTGTGGTATTCCCACTGACACGGTGTACGCCCTGGCTGCCTCCTGCCGCCACCCCGAGGCCATAGAGAGGATCTACAACATCAAG GACCGCCCAGCGGAGAAGCCCGTCTGCATCTGCATCTCAAACCTGCAGCAGCTGGTCACTGCCCAGCCCCCTTTCAGCCCCCTGCTGTGGGAGTTCATGAGGAACGTTTACCCCGGGGGCATCAGCTGTATCGTGCAGAAGGGACAGTGGCTCTTCCAGCTGG GTGTGGGTCCCGCCTATGACCGCGTGGGTACCGAGGAGAGCATCATGATCCGCGTGCCCGACCACACAGTGACCGCACACTTGTGTGACATGACTGGCCCGCTGGCCATCACGTCCGCCAACCCCAGCGGCGAGCCAGACAGCACACACCATGATATGGTCATCAC GCGTCTGGGACACGAATTAAATGGAGTTCTGTGTGACGGAGAGTCCAGCGAGGTCGTGGCATCAACAGTCGTCAACTGCCTGAAAATTGATGAAG GCACCATCACCATTGTGAGAGAAGGCTGTGTCCCAGCCATCAGAGTCAGGCAGATTTTTGAGAGGGTGAAGAGCAGCATGGCATGA